The Procambarus clarkii isolate CNS0578487 chromosome 42, FALCON_Pclarkii_2.0, whole genome shotgun sequence nucleotide sequence TTGAATCAGCGTCGAGAACATTGATTCAACGTAATTGAACATCAATCTGGCGATTAAACGTTGAATCGACGTcgagaacattgattcaacattatTGAATATCGATAATGTCGATTCAACATTGATACAATGTTATTAGAGCATGTTTAACCCACCAGGAGGGAGTATAAGGGAGGCATGAATGATGAGAAGGAGGGAGCATGGGAGGCAATGGGGGGCGGGGGAACTGGGAGCTATGGAGGGAAAGATGAAGGAgaatgtgagagagggagggaaaatgGAAGACGAGGAGAGGGGGCagagaaagagggagacagagactcGAACACCGACGGGTTGTACAGTTACCTATCGTATATACGGTAAAGATTGGTAGTTTGTGAATGTGGGATGTGCTGTATGACTGGTATATGACAGCTGTATGACAGCTGTATGACTGCTGTATGACGGCTGTATGACTACCTCCTCGTCACTTGCTGGTGGGTGTAAATGAGTTGTCAGTCCTTTATCTGATTTCATGATGTCTCGTCGTCAGTGTTCCATTACTATAATAGTAATATCCGTCATCCAGTATTATGTAAATCACACCATTTGATAAACTCCAAGCACTGCGCCGATAGatcattccccccccccgccctgctCCCGAGGGATAACTCTATGCACTGTTTCTCCATATTTCAGGGCcaagtggcccccccccccacctctgtcAAACTATCTTGTGTTCATAATGCGTTCATATTTGTTACGTTACACGTTATGACGTCACGGGATGGTCCACTCTCACCGTTGCTCTAGTAAATGTACATATGTACACAGGCAGAGACGCAGAGAAACAGTCAAATAATTGCAGAGATACGGAGTCTCGGAGAAACAGAGACTCGGAGAAACAGAGACGCAGAGAAACAGAGACGCAGAGAAACACAGACGCAGAAAAACACAGACGCAGAGAAACACAGACGCACAGAAAGAGAGACGCAGAGAAACACAGACGCAGAGAAACACAGACGCACAGAAAGAGAGACGCAGAGAAACACAGACGCAGAGAAACACAGACGCAGAAAAACACAGATGCAGAGAAACACAGACGCAGAGAAACAGACGTAAAGAAACCCAGACGCAGAAAAAAAATCAGAGACGCAGAGAAACAGTCAGAGACACCGGTAGAGGTTCTCGTGGAAAGAGAGAACTGTCATATAAAAACCCACAGATGTCTCCGGAAGCAGCTATACGGACGAAAGAAGGCCAACTTATACAGTTTCTTATGACTCGGCCAAACTGTCACACGACACAAATAAAAGAGAGAAAAATAAGTGGAAAAAGGCTAAACTTTGCTCGACAATGTTTAGTCTCAATCGCCCAGGGACTGCACAGGATTTTACTTTTGGTTTTTGTGTCTGCTTCGCTGCAAAGAGGTCAAAGGTCTGGTTAGCGAGTGGCTCACCAGGTACATTGAAGTATGCTGCAAAAGCCGGCCTTTTAAACTTTGTATTTTCACTGTGAAAGTTTTCAGCATAGTATAAGGTTTAGAAAAGCATTCAGAACACTTAtatattgacacacacacacacacgctcacgcacgcacacgcacgcacacacgcgcgcgcacacacacacacacacacacacacacacacacacacacacacacacacacacacatacacacacatacacacacacacacacacacacacacacacacacacacacacacacacacacacacacacacacacacacagaacattaAACATAgtgtttcagaacattatataccacatacgtcagaccaatcctggagtatgcgtctccagcatggagtccatatctagtcaagcataagactaaactggaaaaggttcaaaggtttgccaccagactagtacccgagctgagaggtatgagctacgaggagagactacgggaattaaacctcacttcgttggtagacaaaagagttaggggggacatgatcactacattcaagattctcaagggaatcgacagggtagataaagacaggttattttacacaaggggcacaagcactaagggacacaggtggaaactgagtgcccatatgagccacagagatattagaaagaacttttttaatgtcagagaggttgacaaatggaaagcattaggaagtgatgtggtggaggctgactccatacacagtttctagtgtagatatgatggagcccagtaggctcaggaacctgtacacctgttgattgacggttgagaggagggaccaaagagccagagctcaacccccgcaagcacaattaggtgagtacaatttggtgagtacacacacacacacacacacacacacaaataaaacacagtacttggacctatactgtttctgatatatgtaaatgatctcccagagggtatagaatcgtttctctcactgtttgctgatgatgcaaaaattacgaggattaaaacagaggatgatagtaggaggctacaagatgacctagacagacagaatgaaaggtccaacaaatggctactaaagttaaaccttagtaaatgcaaggtaatgaaactaggcggtggaaacaggaagccaaacacaggataccgaatgggtaaTTAAGTACTTCATGaagcggacagagagaaagatcgagGAGTTGATATCATTCCAAACCTgcttcctgaagcccacataaaaagaattacatctgcggcatatgcgaggctggctaacatcagaacagccttcaggaacctgtgaaaggaatcattcagaaccttataaacagcatatgtaagaccaatcctggagtatgctgccccagcatggagcccgtatcttgtcaagcacaagacgaagctggaaaaagttcagaagtatggCACTAGgataatcccagaactaagaggcatgagttacgaggaaagactgcgtgaaatgcacctcacgacagtggaagacataagagtaagaggagacatgatctcaACCTACAAATTTGTCAGAGGAGTGGACAGGGTAGAtatggataaactttttaacatgggtggtaggcgaacaaggggacacaggtagagactgagtgaacaagtgagccacagggacgttagaaagaactttttcagtgtcagagtagttaataaatgaattgctttaggcagtgatgtgatggaggctgactccatacacagtttcaaatgtagatatgatagaacccagtaggctcaggaatctgtacatcaatcagttgattgacggttgagagacgggaccaaagagccagagctcaacccccgcaagcaaaactaggtgagtacaactagataagtacacacacacacacacacacacacacacacacacacacacacacacagtagcctggtgcctcgtagcctggtggatagcgcgcaggattcgtaattctgtggcgcgggttcaattcccgcacgaggcagaaacaaatgggcaaagtttctttcaccctgaatgcccctgttacctagcagtaaataggtacctgggagttagtcagctgtcacgggctgcttcctggggtgtgtgtgtgtgtgtggtgtggaaaaaaaaaaaaagtagtaaacagttgattgacagttgagaggcgggccgaaagagcaaagctcaacccccgtaaaaacacaactagtaaacacacacacacacacacacacacacacacacacagacacacacacacacacacacacacacacacacacacacacacacaataaaagcaacatttgcagaaatgctaaaaaaaaataactctgaagtaatgtgtgcagtgatggaggtagccataaaAGCAGCCACCTTACAGGAAGCAGCacactccactagccagctgctggaaaggaaaagatctgtggtagctgtgggtattaaagagcaggaaagctccaataggacagagtggaatgataaggataaCACAGcaatgaatgaaatactgaaggcactagatatggaatgggctgagcatagcattgagaaggttttcaggctaggctggtacaaaaaagaccgagaccgtgtgttaaagatagtttttgtaaacgagaacacaaaggagaagattttaacaaggaagagctacctgcaatatgtgggagaattcaacactgtattcctccagagggacatgacgagggaggagagagccatggcggcagaagcaaggaagaaacacacggcgagaggggaaaactagGAAAGCACAGCTCCCAACACCTCCCAACTACCCAGTAACAtcagcggggagggcaacccctccaccctcctctgcatagaaaacccccctaccccaaacactccctgcccccactcaaatactcagccaaatctccctgctCCCACACCCAAtcaccacccttctacccctcccctcctcccaccatttccccccttcccccttttccttcctgccctccctcctctttcaccccataccctccctgtccctcccttttcacttgacccccccacccctcatcccagtatcctctgagaccctgttatccacctcacaaatcctcacacccatggaacagcttcccccaccagcagaacactcaccaaggaggcgatttgagaatggacagaagaaagtgagcctcaaggcaatttacactaacatagatggatttacaaataaagcaaatgaacttggagaatgggtactagtgaaaaacccagacataatagctctcacagaaacaaggctaacgaaaacgataacaaatgcagtattcccacaggactattatgttatgaggaaagagagggaaggaagaggtgggggtggtatagctctgctggtaagaataggctgggattttgaggagatggttattcagggctgtgaaggtttcagtgactacataacaggtaccataacaactggagggcaaaaaattatagtcctagtcatatataatccaccaccaaatgacagaagaccctgacaggaatatgatagaaacaacatggccaccattagcataatagagagagcagcttctgttgctagcaggaatggagctggactactaatcataggagacttcaaccatgggaagatagattgggagaacagagacctgcatggaggaccagaaacatggagacctaagctgctggacgtgtcaacaagaaactttctaagccagcacatcaaggaaccaacaagaataagagaagatgaaccagcaatgcttgatttgatattttccctaaatgagtgggatataagggaagttaagatggaagcacccttcgaAATGAGTGATTACAGTGTATTGAacattgagtacctggtagagctaggaattatctcccccaaaaaagaactaggaaacaacaggctggcataccgataggaaaattatgaggagatgagaagtttcctaagggaaataccttgggacacagacctcagagctaagtctgtacaatatatgatggactatgtcaccccaaaagtgtcaggaggcagtaaacaggttcatcccggcccaaagggaaaaatccgagaagcaacagaagaatccatggtgtaATAGGGTATGTATGGAAGCAAGGAAACTGAAcagaagggcgtggaggaacttccggaataacagaacaccagaaagcagagagatataccagagaaccaggaatgagtatgtcagggtgagaaaagaagcagcgaaaagttatgaaaatgatatagcgaacaaagccaagaccgaaccaaagctactccacagtcccaTCAGAAGGAAACAGCAGTGAAAGAACTGGTAGTGAAACtttgaacaggcgaggacaggtatacagagaatgaaaaagaggtatgtgaagaactcaacaagaggttccaggaggtcttcacaatagaacaaggtgaggtcactgtgcaaggagaaagggaagtgaaccaagcagccttggaagggttcgcaattatgagagaggaggtcaagagacacctgctagatctggatgttagaaaggctgttggtctaggcgggatctcgccatgggcactgaaagagtgtgcagaggcactttgcttgccactctccatagtgtatagtaggtcactggagacgggagacttaccagaaatatggaagacggcgaatgtggtcccaatatacaaaaagggcgacaggcaagaggcactgaactacaggccggtgtcattgacttgtataccatgcaaggtgatggagaagattgtgagaaaaaacctcgtATCATATCTGGAGAgatgggacttcgtgacaaatcgccaacatgggttcagggagggtaaatcttgcctgactggcttaataaaattctatgaccaggtgacaaagattaagcaagaaagagaaggctgggacgactgcattttcttggattgtcagaaagcatttgacacagtaccacataagaggctggtacataagctggagagacaagcaggtgtagctggtaaggtgcttcggtggataagggagtacctaagcaataggaagcagagagttacggagaggggtgagacctcagattggcgtgaagtcaccattggagtcccacagggctctgtactcggtcctatcttgtttctgatatatgtaagtgatctcccggagggtatagattcatttctctcaatgtttgcagacaatgccaaaattatgagaaggattatgacagaggaggactgcttgagtcttcaagaagacctagacaaactgaaggaatggtccaaaaaatggttgttagagtttaacccaaggaaatgtaatgtaatgaagataggtgtagggagcaggaggccagatacaaggtatcatctgggagatgaaattcttcaggagtcagagaaagaaaaagacttggggggttgatatcacgccagacctgtctcctgcagcccatatcaaaaggataacatcagcggcatatgccaggctggccaacataagaacggcattcagaaacttggttaaggaatcattcagaactttgtataccacatatgttaggccaatcctgtagtatgcacccctagcatggagtccatatctagtcaagcatttgattaaactggaaaaggttcaaaggtttgccaccagattagtacccgagctgagaggtatgagctacgaggagagacgacgggaattaaacctcacttcgctggaagacagaagagttaggggggacatgatcaccacattcaagattctcaagagtattgatagggtagataaagacaggctatttaacacaaagggcacacgcactaggggacacaggtggaaactgagtgcccaaatgagccacagagatattattaagaacttttttaatgtcagagtggttgacaaatggaatgcattaggaagagatgttgtggaggctgactccatacacagtttcaagtgtagatatgatggagcccaataggctcaggaacctgtacacctgttgattgacggttgagagacgggaccaaagagccagatcttaacccccgcaagcacaattaggtgagtacaattaggtaagtatacacacacacacacacacacacacacacacacacacacacacacacacacacacacacacatgcacacacacacacacacacacacacacacacacacacacacacacacacacacacacacacaaggtttaCCTTTTACAGACTTTTACAGAGCACAAGaattgaacccagatgtaatcggactcactgaaacaaaactctatggaatcataacgaatgccgtgtttccccaggagtacacagtaataggaaagagagggaaggtaggggaggaggcagagtggccctactcatgagaaaggaatggagttttaaggagatggccatcccgggctgtgaggagttcagagactacatagcaggcaccataacaatgggaggaccaagaatagtagtagcagtaatatacaaccctccaccaaatgacagaagacccagtcaagagtatgaaaacaacaacatggcagttaacacttgttacgatgccctctcctatttctttcgtttgccggcttaaagagtcatatcagctctccctactgattctctgaggttcagggaatctattgatatatgtggcgaccagaccggctgccagttaagggagaac carries:
- the LOC138373529 gene encoding octapeptide-repeat protein T2-like, which translates into the protein MYTGRDAEKQSNNCRDTESRRNRDSEKQRRRETETQRNTDAEKHRRRETQTHRKRDAEKHRRRETQTHRKRDAEKHRRRETQTQKNTDAEKHRRRETDVKKPRRRKKIRDAEKQSETPVEVLVERENCHIKTHRCLRKQLYGRKKANLYSFL